One part of the Patescibacteria group bacterium genome encodes these proteins:
- a CDS encoding YkgJ family cysteine cluster protein yields MVKTPSLKTLTKSSDCFTCPDPCCRFAKDDAYFAPVLDEKELARLRQAGRSFAVLKKGKGVYLLRLRRGRRPGQGRLAGTEIYVCPLLDEASGACIAYENRPLDCSLWPFIFSRSADGQRVILAVFKGICPSLNQRSAKEKKAYIDYLKEYLDRTDYQSRLKKYPALIWDYEPATEELMTIF; encoded by the coding sequence ATGGTTAAGACCCCATCGCTCAAGACTCTAACTAAATCCTCCGACTGCTTTACTTGCCCTGACCCTTGTTGCCGTTTTGCTAAAGATGACGCCTATTTTGCTCCCGTGCTAGATGAAAAGGAATTAGCCAGATTGCGCCAGGCTGGCCGGTCGTTCGCGGTCTTGAAAAAGGGAAAAGGGGTCTATCTTTTGCGTTTGCGCCGGGGTCGGCGTCCCGGTCAAGGGCGGCTAGCTGGAACAGAAATATATGTTTGTCCCTTGCTGGATGAAGCTAGCGGCGCCTGTATCGCCTATGAGAATCGGCCGCTTGATTGCAGCCTCTGGCCCTTCATATTTTCTCGCAGTGCTGATGGCCAAAGAGTGATTCTGGCGGTTTTTAAAGGCATTTGTCCGAGTTTGAATCAGCGCAGCGCTAAGGAAAAGAAGGCTTATATAGATTACCTTAAAGAATATTTAGATCGGACTGATTACCAGAGCCGTCTTAAGAAATATCCCGCTCTAATCTGGGATTATGAGCCGGCAACCGAAGAGTTGATGACTATTTTTTGA